The region CGTTCGTTAACGACATCTTCGAGCGCATCGCGGGCGAGGCGTCGCGCCTGGCGCATTACAACAAGCGCTCGACTATCACCTCCAGGGAGATCCAGACGGCCGTGCGCCTGCTGCTGCCTGGCGAGCTGGCCAAGCACGCCGTGTCTGAGGGCACCAAGGCTGTCACCAAGTACACCAGCTCCAAGTGAGCCACTGGCTGCAAAGCAGTTGATCAGGTTCCGTCATATCCAAAGGCTCTTTTCAGAGCCATCCACGCTTTCCAAAGAGAACTGGCACTTAGTTTAAACAGCTTTAGAGGAAGACAAAAGCAATATTAATCTGAAGCCTTTAGTAAATGCTGCTTGATTTGTGCAACAAATTAGATTTTGGGTTTGTGGCATTTCACCTAAGATGATCTGATAACAAGTTGTACATGTTACAGCCTTCACCCAAAACGAATTTTATtgtgcttatttcacttaccgtCCAGCTCAGCTTTACTCTGAGGATCAATCTTTGAGTAAGTTAGTGGCTAGCAAATTTCAAATGCTCTAACTGAACGTTTACTTATCTTACATCATTTTTCAGCAGTCGTACACTTGCCATTCCACGCCCTGACCCACTGCAAAGGGAAGCCcagcaccgcaacgaggagtagcccctgctcgccgcaactagggaaagcccgtgtgcagcaacgaagacccaacacagccaaaaataaataaaataaaacaaaataaataaatttttaagaaaatcattgacAGCACTAGGACTATAAGAACCTGATAAGTGATTTACAATGTCGACCTTTCCTATTTGTTAAGGCACACCCTCTTCCTAATGCAGTTCCATACCGCCTTTACTTCACCATCATTGATGTAAACAGTCCATTATGAAATGTATTCTCTGCCTGAAGTTACTTTTAAACAAGTAATTTACCTGTCTGGATTACTACTCTATTCCCATTTAGGAGTGTGTGTGGTGCGCAGTAAGACTGAATTGAATTAGAAGGGAAGGTAGGCCAAATTCGTATGGTGCTAAGTTTTTCATCTCAGATGGACATTTGCCCCTGTAGAGGAATCACAGATGTTAATTTTGCTCATATGTTTAACCTAAATTATGTAAGCAAATGCTTTGCTTTTTAGAAAGCATTTAAGGTACTCTGGGGAAAATAGCCTACATGTAAATGACTTAGCTAAACTTTGTTATAGGACTAGTATTAAACAGCATCTTGCTTTCCAAAACAACGTGACTTTGAAAGCACAGCTCCTTCTGTTGATAAGGTGGGTGGCTCTGAAAAGAGCCTTTGGGTTTGGAAAGATTTGATGTTGCAAAGAACGACGGACTTCTACTTGCCCTTGGCCTTGTGGTGGCTCTCGGTCTTTTTGGGCAGCAGCACCGCCTGGATGTTGGGCAGAACGCCGCCCTGAGCAATGGTGACTTTACCCAGCAGCTTGTTGAGCTCCTCGTCGTTGCGGATGGCCAGCTGCAGGTGGCGCGGGATGATGCGCGTCTTCTTGTTGTCGCGAGCCGCGTTGCCCGCCAGCTCCAGGATCTCGGCCGTCAGGTACTCCAGCACCGCCGCCAGGTACACCGGTGCGCCGGCCCCGACCCGCTCGGAGTAGTTGCCCTTGCGAAGCAGGCGGTGCACTCGGCCCACGGGGAACTGGAGCCCGGCCCGCGAGGAGCGAGTCTTGGCCTTGGCGCGAGCTTTGCCTCCTTGCTTGCCACGTCCAGACATACTGAAAGTAAAAACCTACCAATATGAGTTAGGTCTGAATACCGACAGCGAGAGCTACCCTAATTATAGTTTTCACTGGGCGCGAAAATGAAGGTGTACCATTGGCTAAAACTAGTTTTACTTAACCCAATGAAATCGGATTTTGaaatacacttatttttattGGACAAAACTGTTACGTGACGTTTCCAGGATTCAGCACCAATCAGACGTTCGACTTTACTCACTGCCTCCTTTGTTTAAGAAGCTGTGAAGGAAGAGCACTCAGCCTCGTTTTCATTCTTCCTGTTATTTTTGAACTGTTTGGCAGTTAACTCCCCACCATGCCTGAACCCTCCAAGTCTGCTCCGGCCCCGAAGAAGGGCTCCAAGAAGGCGGTGACCAAGGCTCAGAAGAAGGACGGCAAGAAGCGCAAGCGCAGCCGCAAGGAGAGCTACTCCGTGTACGTGTACAAGGTGCTGAAGCAGGTCCACCCGGACACCGGCATCTCGTCCAAGGCCATGGGCATCATGAACTCGTTCGTTAACGACATCTTCGAGCGCATCGCGGGCGAGGCGTCGCGCCTGGCGCATTACAACAAGCGCTCGACCATCACCTCCAGGGAGATCCAGACGGCCGTACGCCTGCTGCTGCCCGGCGAGCTGGCCAAGCACGCCGTGTCCGAGGGCACCAAGGCTGTCACCAAGTACACCAGCTCCAAATGAGCCAGGCCGCAGCGGAGCGAGCGGTAAGGCTAGGCCCACACTCCAAAGGCTCTTTTCAGAGCCGCTCAATCATCTGAAGAGAAGTGGCACTCACTTTATACAGCAGGTGTTTCTTATTTGATGCAAAGTAATAAGTTCCgcgattccttttttttttttttttttttcttgtctttaaacaacagagatttattttctcacagttctggaagctagaggGCCAAGATTTGCTGTCAGCAGGGGTGGTTTattctgaggcttctctctttGGTTTGCAGATGGTTATCTTTTCTGTCTTCATTTGGTCTTCCTTCTGTTCGCGTTTCCTCATTTTCATCTTGTTAGAAATTACTTCCACTACAATGTAGGTGGTGCTGCAGCAATACTCGagacatttttattatgtttttatgtcGAGAAGGGTGAGGTTCATTATCAGACAAACGTAGTGAAGAAGGCAAAATGCACTTTGTCCCAAAGGAAAATCCGCTCGCCTTTAAGTTTGAACCCGGCAAAAGATTTTGCTAACAATGGCTTGAGCGCTCCATCCTAATTTTAACGTGTACATACCTGACTAATGAattgcttggcacacagtaagaaaGGTACAAATCGTTTTATTCACTTATGTTTTCTTTAGGGAGGGGTGctggctctcctctcctttccctgggtTTGGGTTTGCCAAATATTAAGTtagaaaggcagaggaaaaacaaatggaaGTGAGAATCCAATTCAAATGATCGCACACATCAACCAGGTGCCACGTTTATCGATAGCCAATCCAGACGCTGCGCGCGCAGTTTGAAGTTTACCAACGGTGTTCCTCGTGAGTCTATCCTAATTGGGAGATTTCTGGGCCACGCGGCTTTGTTGGAATAACTGCCATTTTCTCCACTCCCTAATTTCTCTGAGTGAAATTCCTCTGTATGGGAGGGATTAGGTCCTACTCCTGCCATTACTGTGAGGATCCtctccatgttttctttctttctggatttCACTTGCATTTACTGTTTCTCTATTAATcggaataaattttttaaaaatagagaagggCTGTTCCCCTATCCTCAGTTCGGGAAACCAAAATCCATCTCTTCATTTTAGGCCCTTAGGAATGAATGgcatatttaaaaactattttagtcTTTACAGGGAATCAGCATGGAAATGCTTCCCAAAAAAGTATGTTATTCTACAAAGTGACCACTTGATGCAAAAATTACCGTTTGTTCATATTGCATATGAAAATACATAGGTGACCTAATATGTTTAATTTGCAGTATGCCAAGACAAATGAGTGACTAGCCATGAAAAGTCTCTTAAGGACTAAAGTCTTGCGATGGGGAAACTATGAATCTTTGCTTAAGGGCTTACATTCAGAATTAATAAGTATGACCTACATCTTTTCaaagtattatattattttttctaggtgacttataatttcaaatttctgactttttatataaaagaataattttaatgtaggttataataaaacagagacaaagcaTTTCCCAGAGAATTTCTTCATGTGcttagaatgaagaaaaatatccattaataaattaagggttttttttaatatgttttaattctttaaaaaatgactttttatatCGTGTCTGCTTTAATTGTGAAAATAATACAGGATATAAAATTGAGAGTGTAGGCATGGCCCATtcatgaataaaatgataaatgttcaATGTTGACAACTTTCTAAAGTCCTTGCACAtgtccaagaaaaaaaagaaaactataaagttACACCTCATTTGATGTGACTCTGGAGTTGCACCTAAAATATAGCTCAAATATATCAGTGTCTTTTACTAGTTGGTTCTTGTGGAACAGTGTTTTGAGAATatgaactatataaaaatatccCACTCAAATTTGGGACGTGACATTGTATAAATGTAAcactggacttttaaaaaataattttttaagaaatattttatgtgcATAGCATAACATTGCtaagttaatttaattttattttttgccttgttTTCCTCATGTGTGGAATGAGACCAACAAATACTACCTCAGATgctcattgtatttaattttggctgtgttgggtctttgttgctgcgcgaggtctttctctagttgcggccagagGGGGCCACTCCTTGCTGCGGTGCGCCGGCCtatcactgcggtggcctctcctgctgcggagcatgggctctaggcgcgcgggcttcagtagttgtggtacgcgggctcagtagttgtggctcacaggctctagagcgcaagctcagtagtgtggtgcatgggattagttgctccgcggcgtgtgggatcttcccggaccagggctcgaccccctgtgccctgcattggcaagcggataatcactgtgccaccagggaagcccttaaaaaataattcttcataTTAGTTTGATTGTAGCTTCGttttaatttactctttcttCCCCAACATTTTAAACTGATATCTTGAAAATAAACTAGTGAAATATTAAGATAACTCTGtatgttttaatgtatttgtatttGGCCAAATAGCTGTATTTGACCAAAAATCttaagaaattgaaattcaaTGCTGCctgcaattaaaataattttaccatgatatgagtgtgtgcatgtatgtatatgtacatatatttatgcatatacatataatatacacataaaatatgttttatttatacacacattactaaaatatgttatattttaatttttccaacacTCTTACCCCAAGAGGgtgacaaaaaatataaaagcattgaCTGTCTAGTGTCTGATTATTTTAGGCTCTTGGTACAGAACAGCAGTGAGATGGAGAGTATAGAGCCAAACCTTTGAGATTTTTAGCTCTACCATTCCATTAGCCAGGATACActgtatacatgcatacatatatattaaattttaatttctattatattGTTATTATATTCAATGGAATTAATAGAATAATCAGAAAGTGGAAAGtgtgggaaaaattaaaatttcattttcttttaaaataactggtGTACAGATGATAATGACTGGGAGAATCATTTGGAACAATGCattgcaaaaagaaaacatagtaaGAGCATCCTCATGTTTATGAGCTGTGgactatattaattcttccaaaagctcaaagtgaaatattaaaattactaaTGTATTATGTGTATCTTAGAAATGTATACCTGGATAAAAGTCCATTGtatgctttataaaatttttaataatactgttttttaaacaCATTGTTTAGATAGGCAGCCCAAAATCTAGTAAATTAACCTTGGTGAGGTGATGTTTTATATGGCAGAGAAGAGTGAAGCTATCAGCTCAAGAAGAAAAGTGAgtttgattgaaaaaaaaaatttatttggggaCAAGATAAAGGACTTTCTGTGAAAAGAGTAACAGGCACTTAGCCTTTAAAAACAGGGTTTTTATTCTGTCATCATAGTGTTCTCAAAGTCATCTGATGCAGCCAGGTGCATCACGCAAAACTGTCTAACATAAACCCTGGTATGGAGATTTCCACCTCTATTCAAGAAACTAAACTCCTTGAAGAGGAACTGATTGCAAGTTTTGAGACAAGGGAAATTCTGATGGGTCTAGAACACCATGCTGACTGAAAGCAAGGATGATCTCCCATGTTTGGAGTAACAATAAAGAGAGTTAAGATGAGAGTGGCAAGAAAGCCTGAAAGAATCCCCACAGTGTAAGTAGTGCTAACTTGAGaattaaaactaaacaaacagaACAGTTGTAGTTGCTTACTGGAATAGATTCAGCATATAAAAAGCCATGAATCCATGATAATAAGCAATTGGAACAAATACTACAATGAGCTGAATAAGAAGTTTACCTGGTGTGTCTCACTATTCATCTTTTCCCAAGTCTTTGTGCCCTATGTCCCTGAGATGAGCATCTTCTTCTCCAGAAAGTGCCTGGCTTTCCAGCCTTAAGGTTCTGTTGTACTTATATTAGGGGAAACTCCACCTCCTGCAATGCTATAGTATCAAGTCTCAAAAAAGAGCTCCCTGAGAAACTCGCTGATGCTTTGTTCAATAAAATTTCAGGAGAGCAAATTGCATTTTAATGATTGCCATTGTTGGAAATCAATCCAAACACTAATTCCCAAGGCATTCTCAAATTGTCCTGTGTACCAGCTTCTGCCACAGCCATCCCCAACACTACCACCAACAATGTggttactaaataaataaataaaatgttagctTTCTCTTTGTCCTaaaggcagtgattctcaaaatgtggtctgggGACCCCTGGGGGTCCCTGAGATCCTTTTAATGGGTCTGTGAagctaaaattattttcacaattatCCTGAAACTTATTTAAAAGATACTTGCAAAATACAGAACAGTGCTAATcttcttactaattttttaatttcgAAAAATATAACTATCttcataaaatatgtatgttGAAAAGggtttattgtaatttttaaatgaattaataaaacaaatattctttcagttttaaCTTCTAATAAGGTAAATATCAATAGTAGTAACCTACAGAAACACAAATTCTTTGGATCCTCAATACTTTTAAAACGTGCATGGGTTGaaaactttgagaactgctgccttAATAATTATGTCACACTAGGACTGTCTGATttactgtttttcaaattatttggaaataatttcctgTCTACTTATGCTACCATCTGAATACACAGATCCATTTGCTTCATTTTGCTGTTATATTTAGggatttggctttttaaaatttaaccttaTCCTTACATAAAATATTCTTACATAGTTCCAAGGTCAAATCAAGGTATGTTCAAAGAGGTCTTTCTCCTTTAGCCTATAGCCTCTCTCATCTTATAAGTAACAATTTTTAATGTTGTGATTTAACTTCCCATTATTTGTTAATTAAAAGCATACATTTGTGTATTCTTAGTTCCcctctattatattttttaatatttattttatatttatttggccGCCTcgggttttagttgcggcatgcgggatcttcgttgaggcatgcgggatctttcattgtggcgcgcaggcttctctctagttgtggcgtgcaggctttctctctctacttgtggcgcacagcctccagggcgcgtgggctctgtagttgtggcgcgggttccagagcgcgtgggctctgtagtttgcggcacacgggctctctcattgaagcgtgcaagctcagtagttgtggcgtgccaGCTTAGTTGccctttggcatgtgggatctttagttccttgaccagggatggaaccagcttcctctgcattagaaggcggattctttaccactagaacaccagggaagtcccagtacccCACTACTAGATAAACAGTAACATCTTACACATAATTTTCTCtaccttgggttttttttgtttttgttttttttcctttaaaatatatatcctgAAGCTCATTCCACAATAGTATATggagattttcttcctttcttattttcttgctgCCTAGTACCCtgggctttcttctttttctgattcttggcTCTGTAATTCATTTTATTGCTAGCTGCCTGACCCTTCAATCAGATGTTTTCTAGTTGTTCTAAGCATCAGGGTTTATCTGAGTTGCCTAGTCTACTATTACTGGATCAAGGTATAgtatttgttaaaatgtgtttgtttgtttttttgaggtacgcgggcctctcactgttgtggcctctcccgttgcggagcacaggctccggacgcgcaggctcagcggccatggctcacaggtctagccgctctgcggcacgtgggatcttcccggaccggggcacgaacccgtgtgtgccctgcatcggcaggcggactctcaaccactgcaccaccagggaagcccctaaaatgtttttttaaatgtcaacccATAAATTACTCTAGGACTTCCAAtccttaaaatctttaaaatgcaaTTGTGTAAAATTGATATGGGTCACTGCAAGCATACCCTGTGGTCCAGTGATAACTCAAGTTCTTGCTAATGATGCTCAAGTTAGCACATCAGTTGCCATAGTGGGTTAGTTGTTCATGATCAAAGAAGTGAGATGGTAAATTGAATGTAAATAAATACTAGTCACAGGACCAAAGGAAGAGACTAAACACTATATTGTTGGTTCAAGAAATCAGGTTTATAAATTTGAAGAAATCAATaacttttgtgaagtgtctgtgaAGCCCAAAATTTAAACACACAGAGATTAACTGCAATAACTtatcagtaaatggtaataggataTACCTTAAAAAGTATAGGTTATATTTGAGTCAAATCTCTTGAAGTTTAGGCATTTCAttctggctcctttttttttgcagtgtccACACCAAAGAGCTTAACATTCAAACACCTTCACCGCACTGTCAAGGACATTTTTATCAAAGCTACCATCTCTTCagtcacatcttttttttccttgaattttcacTTATGCCTTGTTTTCCAGAACTACATCCATCACTTTGTGCTTGAGAGGGATCCTTCTGAAGTCATCAGAACAATTAACCTCATCAGAGTACTCAGAATGACATCTACTATGGATTCTCCGCTTCTGGCATCCTGACAATCCTCTGATACATTTTTGTTGGATCCAAAATCTTGGTGGAGGGAAATCCCTGAACAACATCCTGACTTCTTAAGGTGGGATGCTTATCTCCTTAGGCTACATCAGACTGTAGTTGTTGCTTACTTCAAGCCTAGTGTTAAATTTTCACAGTGACCACACCATGAAACATAGACCTCTACAAACCACAAACCAtgactttcaataatttttcggTTGTAATTTGGTGGAGTTAAGAAATATAGAAGAATATATACGATTCATCTGCACCGTGCCCTGCTGCTCCAGTGTCCTGGACCTCAGTCCATCCTATGTAGGAAGATGATAGCCTGCCTTAGAACTTTAAGGCTACTCTCATTCCATACCTATTTTCTAGATGAACAAACTGATGCACAGAGAAGGGGAGTATTTTGTCTAAATAGCTAGAGGATCAATGACAGAATCAGTTTATAAACCTCATTGTAGTGGCCATCAGTGTACAAATGATAGATTTTGTGGTCTTTTGTTATCATCAAACTAAATTCTTTCAAAACAAATGGAGATGACCCattcatatttgttttaatagtgaaaaagatgccattctttatttgaaaaaaaaaaaagtttctccctctttttcccaagaacaggaaaaaaaaaaaaaaaggcaatttttttttttttccttggagaATACTGGTCAGATTCTCTTTGGAGGGTCCTATAGCTCTACCCTATCATCATCGTACAATTAACAACTTTCGCCTTTCCTGTGGGAAACAAGCCTGTATAGCAAAGTCTGCCTGTTGATTATAGTACTGAAATTAAGACAAACTAAACTCCGTCTGTAACTTTTCCAGAAGACAGTGTTTGAAAATTGCAACTTATACTCACACAATGCTTGCAGACACCCTGTATTTCAATTGTTGGAAATATGTGCCACCAAGGAGCAGAGAGAAACCTGCCCACTGAAATTGCGCCACGTGAAACATGGAGTTGTTGTTATATCTCTTATCTGACCATTATTTCTGCCTTGAAAGCAGTAATGAAATAGACAAGAAGAGGCCTCTCCCTGAAGCAGCAGCCCCCCTGGGAAGACCCGTTATACTCATTCTCCCAAAGGGTCAGCAATCCAGGTTTGCCCAAGTGAAAGGCTAAAGTATCACTGTGGATGAGACCTGAATGCTGTTTAATTATTTGCAATAGATAcaatgtagttatttttaaagttgacaTTTAAACATTAACCTATCCTTATTCTTAGTTTCTTTTGTCCTCCTCATtccaaagaattcttttttttttttttttttttttttttttttttttttttttgcggtacgcgggcctctcactgttgtggcttttcccgttgcggagcacaggctctggacgcacaggctcagcagccatggctcacaggcctagccgctccacggcatgtgggatcctcctggaccggggcNNNNNNNNNNNNNNNNNNNNNNNNNNNNNNNNNNNNNNNNNNNNNNNNNNNNNNNNNNNNNNNNNNNNNNNNNNNNNNNNNNNNNNNNNgcccagccggtccgcggcatgtgggatcttcccagaccggggcacgaacccgtgtcccctgcatcggcaggcggactcccaaccactgcgccaccaaagaAGCCCTACACCCCTGATTTCTATTGGCTGTTCTATTTAAAGGAAGGCAGCTATTATGGGGAGAATTTTATCTGCCTCCCCCCCACCTCACTGAACCCTCAGAATGTAACCATATTTAGGGatagagtctttaaagaggtaattaaattaaaatgaggtccttGGAAAGTGGGTAGGTCCTactccaatatgactagtgtccttttaaggagaggaaatttggacatagacaaGTACAGAGGGAACACATGTGAAGCTAGAGGGGGAAAGATGGCCGTCtacaagctaaggagagaggcctaGAACccatccttccctcacagccctcagaagaaaacagccctgctggcaccttgatctcagacttctagactccatacagtgagaaaacaaatttctgttttttcagcCACCCAGACTGAGGTACCTTGTTATGACAGCTTTAGCAAACTAATAAAGCAGCCAATATGTTACTATATAATGTTACAATCCCAATCCTCTGTCTCTTTAGCTGTAGACCAAAGATACCACTACCACTTAACCTCATtagactggaaaaataaattagataatgcaCAGTATCCAAAGATAGTACACACTTAATAAATGACAGCCAATAactgttgtgatttttttcccctatatgcCAAAAG is a window of Physeter macrocephalus isolate SW-GA chromosome 18, ASM283717v5, whole genome shotgun sequence DNA encoding:
- the LOC102987948 gene encoding histone H2B type 1-N translates to MPEPSKSAPAPKKGSKKAVTKAQKKDGKKRKRSRKESYSVYVYKVLKQVHPDTGISSKAMGIMNSFVNDIFERIAGEASRLAHYNKRSTITSREIQTAVRLLLPGELAKHAVSEGTKAVTKYTSSK
- the LOC102987662 gene encoding histone H2A type 1-D, giving the protein MSGRGKQGGKARAKAKTRSSRAGLQFPVGRVHRLLRKGNYSERVGAGAPVYLAAVLEYLTAEILELAGNAARDNKKTRIIPRHLQLAIRNDEELNKLLGKVTIAQGGVLPNIQAVLLPKKTESHHKAKGK